The following proteins come from a genomic window of Montipora capricornis isolate CH-2021 chromosome 9, ASM3666992v2, whole genome shotgun sequence:
- the LOC138017148 gene encoding uncharacterized protein — MVAGTLDEDSLLHCFEDVISLLNVCEEEQNSISRPLIECVINRLESAAKFVENILPIVNECKGELTEAAGNLRVLFHSWCRKLTERGLRNTPNCTHLAVYLLSPPELTVKGGPGRPKYEIDEETLLHFRALGFKWKDIAELLLVSRWTLWRRVRELGITEETGFTNIGNTDLDDIVGAFMNVQGSLVGYSMVRGHLGSMGINVQRERIRASISRVDPINCRLRWATLVSRRAYSVPGPNSLWHIDGHHSLITWGFVIHGCIDGYSRVICFLKCSTNNRKETVEGLFLQSVEKYSWPSRVRTDHGGENVLVWDRMIAFRGQDRGSALIGSSTRNQRIERLWRDVFRCFGNVFYYTFKSMEESGLLDITNPLHLFVLHYVYLPRINAAIDSFVEAWNKHPIRTERNWSPEQIWSNGMIDRVNGRLTAVADVRSNANVSGDDYEWYGFDPDAPPPPDDGLSTVEVNEVDLNLPDVIISRLTNEINPLEHSSAFAIDIFQGALEFLESLLASHSSQ; from the coding sequence ATGGTGGCAGGAACACTGGACGAAGATTCATTATTGCACTGCTTTGAGGATGTCATAAGCTTGTTAAACGTTTGTGAAGAGGAACAAAACAGTATTTCCCGACCATTGATAGAGTGCGTGATCAATCGCTTAGAATCAGCAGcgaaatttgtggaaaacataTTACCCATTGTAAACGAGTGCAAAGGAGAGTTGACTGAGGCTGCTGGAAATTTAAGGGTTTTGTTCCACAGTTGGTGCCGAAAATTGACAGAACGGGGGCTAAGGAATACTCCAAACTGTACTCACTTAGCAGTATATCTGTTAAGTCCACCAGAACTTACTGTAAAAGGAGGACCAGGGAGACCAAAGTACGAGATCGATGAGGAAACTTTGCTACATTTCAGAGCTTTGGGATTTAAGTGGAAAGACATCGCAGAACTTCTTCTCGTTTCGCGTTGGACCCTGTGGCGACGGGTACGAGAGCTCGGTATCACTGAGGAAACTGGCTTTACAAATATCGGAAATACGGATCTTGATGATATTGTGGGAGCTTTCATGAATGTACAAGGAAGCCTAGTAGGTTATTCAATGGTTCGTGGACACTTGGGAAGTATGGGTATCAATGTTCAAAGAGAACGTATTCGAGCCAGTATTTCGCGAGTTGATCCGATCAACTGCCGTTTGAGATGGGCAACATTGGTATCAAGGAGAGCCTATTCAGTGCCTGGCCCCAACAGTTTATGGCACATTGACGGCCATCACAGTTTGATTACGTGGGGTTTTGTTATCCATGGTTGTATAGATGGCTATTCTCGTGTAATATGTTTTTTAAAGTGTTCtacaaacaacagaaaagaGACCGTTGAAGGTCTTTTTCTACAGAGTGTTGAGAAGTATTCGTGGCCCTCCAGGGTACGAACTGACCATGGAGGAGAAAACGTGTTGGTATGGGATCGCATGATTGCTTTTCGAGGCCAAGATCGTGGATCCGCACTTATTGGATCTTCAACACGTAACCAGAGAATAGAGCGTTTATGGAGAGATGTGTTTCGATGTTTCGGTAATGTGTTTTACTACACTTTCAAATCCATGGAGGAATCAGGTTTGCTTGATATCACCAACCCCctacatttgtttgttttacactATGTTTACTTGCCCAGAATTAACGCTGCAATTGACAGTTTTGTCGAGGCCTGGAACAAGCATCCTATAAGAACTGAAAGAAATTGGAGTCCAGAACAAATCTGGTCCAATGGGATGATAGACAGAGTCAACGGAAGGCTTACTGCAGTGGCTGATGTTAGAAGTAATGCTAACGTCAGTGGTGATGATTATGAATGGTATGGCTTTGACCCCGATGCACCACCACCGCCAGATGATGGCCTGTCTACTGTAGAAGTCAACGAAGTAGATTTAAATTTACCAGATGTCATTATCTCTAGGCTAACAAACGAGATTAATCCACTTGAGCATTCAAGTGCTTTTGCTATAGATATATTCCAGGGGGCACTTGAATTTCTTGAAAGCTTGCTTGCCAGCCATAGTTCTCAATGA